In the genome of Candidatus Paceibacterota bacterium, the window GACGAGATCAACAAACAGCTCAGGCGAAGCAAGAAAAAACGAACCGATCTTTTCCGAAAGGGGGGTGACCAGATCAAGAAAATGCTCCGTTTCGGAAGAGGAGAGTAGCATGAGCAGATGATGCAAACCTTCTACATTGCAGCGCGGGCTCGTCATCGCGCTGAGGAAGTCTCGAGACTCCAAGACCTCTTAAGAGAGAAAGGTCTTGAAAGCGCACTCGACTGGGTTGCGCTTGGGGCAAACGGAGAAGTCAAGAAACCGTACAAAGAGAATCCTAAGAACTCGGGGATGTTAGGTGACCTCATGCTTGAGGCGGCACAAAAAGCCGATTTATTCATACTTCTTCACGATCAAGATCTTGAGGGAGCGCTTATGGAGTACGGAGTGGCGCGATATGCGGCTATACGTGACTCAGAGAAGCGAGTGCTCGTTGTTGACCTTGGTGGTCGCGACTCAATCTTCTTACATCGAACGAATGTGACCAATGTTGACTCTATCGAGTCCCTCAAAGTGTGGATCGAAGAAAATTTGTAATAAAAATAAATACCCACTTAAGTGGGTATTTATTTTAGGTCGCTATAATCCATCTCTTTTTTCCCTTCGGGGATGACGCGTTTGATAGTAAATGTGTCGCCCTCGAGCGATGCGTCAGTGACCTTTACACGCTTGTCATCTTTGAAGAAAAAGACGCCCGGCCACTCTTTGTACGCGCGATACTTATTCCAATTCTCTTGTGCTGGTGCATTGAGCGATATCTCACCCTCTTCTTTTTTAATCTTCGGGGCGTAGGTTGCCGCAGAATCATCTTGTGGGGTGGGAGTAGTGTTTCCTGCTTCAAAGTAGGGGAGTGTGTCGATGAGGAGCTTTGCGCCAAGATCAATGAGTCGCGCACGGAGCTCGATGGTTGTCTCTTGTGGCTTGATATCTGTTTCTTCCACAGCGATGATATCGCCCGCATCAAGCTCTTTCACCACCTCTTGAATAGTGACACCGGTTTTCTCATCGCCGTTAAGGAGTGCTGCTTCAACAGGGGATGCCCCGCGGTATCTCGGCAGGAGTGAGTAGTGGACATTGATAATTCCTTTCGGGAAGCTTTTAATAAGGTCCTCGGGGAGGATCTTGCCGTAGGCGACGACAACGGCATGGTCGCACGAGTAACCACGGATAGTTTTAAGAGCGTCGTCGTCGAGTTTTTCAGGAGAGAAGACGGGAATGTTGTGTTCTTCTGCCCACACTTTTGTCTCGCACGGCACTATCTCATGCTTTCTGCCGCGCGGCGCATCCGGGTTCGTGACCACGAGCGAAGGTTTGTGCCCAGCCTCCACCAAGGCCGCGAGCGTGTCGCGGGCTACGTAGGGTGTTCCAAAAAATACAAAATTCATACTAATGGTCTTCTTCTATTTCGTACGTTTCGCTTGCGTGATCAACATAGAGAACGCCGTTGAGGTGGTCGGTCTCGTGTTGGAAGATCTGCGCGAGCAAGCCACTTGCCCCAACGGTGAATGGCTGACCATCTTCATCGAGTGCATGTATGGTCGCTTTCTCTGCGCGCTTAGTGGTTCCATACCGACCTTCGACAGAAAGACAGCCCTCCTCCATAGCAGTGCGTTTTTTTGAGAGTTTTGTGATCTCGGGGTTAATGTAGACGAGGTGCGCCGTGTCACGTTTGTCTTCTTCAAAAACAGTGGGGGAGACCACAAAGACACGCTTAGAAACACCAATCTGCGGTGCGGCAAGCGCTACGCCGTGTTCTTTTGTTTTAAGCGACTCGTGCATTTCCTTAAGGAGCGATCGGAACGCATCAGTATTGATGTCTTTTGGATCTACCGGCTCAGCTTTCTTGCGGAGTACCGGGTCGCCTTCCTGAACTATCTTCTTCATGATGACACTATAGCAAATGAGAGGCTCTAGAGCATGCTCTCGGGGTCGACCTCGACCGCGACATATGGTGGGAGCGCTCGCAAGCGCTCAACCACTTTTTGGTCTGGCCAAGAGTCGCGAGGGAGTCTGATAATGGCGTGGCTTGTCTGTTTTCCGTATGGTGCCGGGGTGAACGCGGAGAAAACACGGAAGTCGAGGTCGCCAAACGCTTCTTCCAGCTTTTCCATCTCGCGAGCGACAGTTGGCTTCTTTCC includes:
- the fmt gene encoding methionyl-tRNA formyltransferase, which codes for MNFVFFGTPYVARDTLAALVEAGHKPSLVVTNPDAPRGRKHEIVPCETKVWAEEHNIPVFSPEKLDDDALKTIRGYSCDHAVVVAYGKILPEDLIKSFPKGIINVHYSLLPRYRGASPVEAALLNGDEKTGVTIQEVVKELDAGDIIAVEETDIKPQETTIELRARLIDLGAKLLIDTLPYFEAGNTTPTPQDDSAATYAPKIKKEEGEISLNAPAQENWNKYRAYKEWPGVFFFKDDKRVKVTDASLEGDTFTIKRVIPEGKKEMDYSDLK
- the def gene encoding peptide deformylase; translation: MKKIVQEGDPVLRKKAEPVDPKDINTDAFRSLLKEMHESLKTKEHGVALAAPQIGVSKRVFVVSPTVFEEDKRDTAHLVYINPEITKLSKKRTAMEEGCLSVEGRYGTTKRAEKATIHALDEDGQPFTVGASGLLAQIFQHETDHLNGVLYVDHASETYEIEEDH